In Ignavibacteria bacterium, a single genomic region encodes these proteins:
- a CDS encoding acyl-CoA dehydratase activase — MKIEKEILSLGICIGASTISFVKMARDICGKIISLKQYSHEGNPKALLKKFFEENNYDRYSVVVTGRKFKNLINAYVIPEPKAIENSLKYLGHTGEKMAIASLGAENFMVYCVNERGTLENVMTGNKCASGTGEFFLQQISRMNISVDEAVSISDNKNPYSVSGRCSVFCKSDCTHALNKGVPMPNVVSGLGKMIADKTVELLAKQKYKKVLLIGGVSKNKSVYDFIKKEYPDTFIIEQSSYIEALGAAIEGLEVHRPFDSSKVFKDYQHQFSFHKPLKSPEASVEFKSLERSTAKDGDECILGLDVGSTTTKAVLINRNSNALLASIYLRTNGNPVKASIECYKEICKQYDAKVKIIGLGVTGSGRHIAALHATTDGDVNEIIAHAVAAAHFDKEVDTIFEIGGQDAKYTHLTNGVASDYAMNEACSAGTGSFLEEAAKESLNINYTEIADIAFKAKNPLNFNDQCAAFISSDIKNAGHEGANSEDIVAGLVYSICLNYVNRVKGNRPVGNKVFMQGGVCYNKAVPYAMSLLTGKEIIVPPEPGLMGAFGVALEIKSRIKLGLYNEQNFKLDELINREFNYSNRFTCAGGKEKCDLKCSINIVEINGRKYPFGGACSKYYNERRNITSDTEKNNVVKSRQDAVFSKYLVEENYTGKRIGISKSLLTNTLFPFYYNLFTMLGYNVVLSDNVDKDGSDKIRSSYCFPVELSHGFFQNLISKNVDYIFLPHISQMEGRDKFEYNRMCVFVQGEAYFLKSTFRDEIERDNGAVILSPVLDFSKGIEKTRGTFASMFIDLGADMKSFDVSFDFAAESFESMKRDFKSIGKEVLKEIESNPEEIALVLFGRPYNAFAKEVNLNIPHKIASHGYKIIPYDFLPYEEKSSYENMYWFSGNEILSAARFVKDHKQLFGVFITNFSCGPDSFIIPYFRKIMGSKPSLTLELDSHTADVGVETRIEAALDIIRNYIILNKDTKSDEEYGYESLKVISKSKEIFVEDFKGNKFPIQSDDVEVLIPSMGRYSTEAFAAVFRSMGIKSKPLPVPTFETLKHGRGVATCKECLPFLLTTGSLLEYLNNKKDSNLKTLFFMPHGYGPCRQGQYHTRLKDILQTSDIKNSGVISMDDESSFSDFGNDFFIRQWTGLMIADIVHDIENAINVIAVNKEEGLRIIKENWKLVLNALESGKNGVIYNRLEELAVTLSELKLKTNYNDTKIVSLVGEIYVRREEYSRLDLIKVLNENGFLVRTAPITEYVYYTNYLQRNNIVKAFTPKEKIALFIKEKIQKRIEKRVKKILSKSNLSSPEMIDVERTIDYGNELISERLIGETILTVGLSLREILDQSCGIITIGPFNCIPSRLAEGILSKEMTLEGKYRFGKLQRNGYPESVQNLPYLHIETDGSAFPQITQSKIEIFMMQANNLHEEMKLVKHKFH, encoded by the coding sequence ATGAAAATTGAAAAGGAAATATTGTCATTAGGGATTTGCATTGGTGCATCAACAATATCTTTCGTTAAAATGGCAAGAGATATCTGCGGAAAGATTATATCCCTAAAACAATATTCACACGAAGGAAATCCAAAAGCATTATTGAAGAAGTTCTTTGAAGAAAATAATTATGACAGGTACTCTGTTGTTGTTACAGGAAGGAAATTTAAAAATCTTATAAATGCCTATGTAATACCTGAACCTAAAGCAATAGAGAATTCTTTGAAGTATTTAGGCCATACAGGCGAAAAGATGGCGATTGCAAGTCTTGGTGCAGAGAATTTTATGGTATATTGCGTCAATGAAAGAGGTACGTTGGAGAATGTGATGACAGGCAATAAATGTGCATCAGGGACAGGCGAATTCTTTCTTCAGCAGATAAGCCGAATGAATATATCAGTAGATGAAGCGGTCAGTATATCCGACAACAAGAATCCATACAGCGTTTCCGGACGATGCAGTGTATTCTGTAAGAGTGACTGCACACATGCTCTAAATAAAGGTGTCCCGATGCCTAATGTTGTTTCAGGACTCGGTAAAATGATTGCAGACAAGACAGTTGAGCTTTTAGCGAAGCAAAAGTACAAAAAAGTTTTGCTAATAGGAGGGGTTTCAAAAAATAAATCTGTATATGATTTTATTAAGAAAGAGTATCCAGATACATTCATCATAGAGCAGTCCTCTTACATTGAGGCTCTCGGTGCTGCTATTGAAGGACTTGAAGTACATCGACCTTTTGATTCGAGTAAAGTATTCAAAGATTATCAACACCAATTCTCTTTCCATAAGCCACTGAAAAGTCCAGAAGCTTCAGTGGAATTCAAATCTCTTGAGAGGTCAACCGCAAAGGACGGTGATGAGTGTATTCTTGGTCTTGATGTTGGTTCGACAACGACGAAAGCTGTATTAATAAACAGAAATAGCAATGCTTTACTCGCTTCAATATATCTTAGGACTAACGGTAATCCAGTGAAAGCATCAATAGAATGTTACAAGGAAATCTGTAAACAGTATGATGCAAAAGTTAAGATTATTGGATTGGGTGTTACCGGTTCAGGTAGGCATATTGCTGCGTTGCATGCAACTACAGACGGAGACGTAAATGAGATTATTGCTCATGCTGTAGCCGCTGCACACTTTGACAAAGAAGTGGATACAATTTTTGAGATAGGTGGACAGGATGCAAAATACACACATTTGACTAACGGAGTAGCGAGTGATTATGCTATGAACGAAGCATGCTCTGCCGGAACCGGTTCGTTCCTCGAAGAAGCAGCAAAAGAATCTCTGAATATTAACTATACTGAAATTGCTGATATAGCATTCAAAGCAAAGAATCCATTGAATTTCAACGATCAATGCGCTGCATTTATATCGAGTGATATTAAAAATGCTGGACATGAAGGTGCTAACAGTGAAGATATTGTAGCAGGGCTTGTCTACTCAATTTGTCTAAATTATGTTAACAGGGTAAAAGGCAACAGACCAGTTGGTAATAAAGTGTTTATGCAGGGTGGGGTGTGTTATAACAAAGCAGTTCCTTATGCAATGTCTCTTTTAACCGGTAAGGAAATAATTGTGCCTCCTGAGCCCGGACTCATGGGAGCCTTTGGAGTCGCTCTTGAAATAAAGAGCCGAATAAAACTAGGACTTTATAATGAACAGAATTTCAAGTTAGACGAATTAATCAATAGAGAGTTCAATTATTCAAACAGATTTACATGTGCAGGAGGTAAGGAAAAGTGTGATTTAAAATGTTCGATTAATATTGTAGAAATAAACGGCAGAAAATATCCGTTTGGGGGTGCATGCAGTAAATATTATAATGAGAGAAGGAATATTACATCTGATACCGAAAAGAATAACGTAGTAAAAAGTAGGCAGGATGCTGTTTTTAGCAAATATCTTGTTGAAGAAAATTATACCGGTAAAAGAATAGGTATTTCAAAAAGTCTACTTACAAATACATTGTTTCCTTTTTACTATAATTTATTTACTATGCTTGGGTATAATGTGGTTTTATCGGATAATGTAGATAAAGACGGTTCGGATAAGATTAGAAGTTCTTATTGTTTTCCTGTTGAGTTATCCCATGGATTTTTTCAGAATCTTATTTCTAAGAATGTTGATTATATATTCCTGCCGCACATCAGTCAAATGGAGGGACGTGATAAGTTTGAATACAACAGAATGTGTGTGTTTGTACAGGGGGAGGCTTATTTCCTAAAATCCACATTCAGGGATGAGATTGAGAGAGATAACGGTGCAGTTATACTGTCACCTGTACTTGATTTCTCGAAAGGAATTGAAAAGACCAGGGGAACGTTCGCAAGTATGTTTATTGATCTTGGTGCAGATATGAAAAGTTTTGATGTTAGTTTCGATTTTGCCGCGGAGAGTTTTGAAAGCATGAAAAGGGATTTCAAGTCGATTGGAAAAGAAGTATTAAAGGAAATTGAAAGCAATCCTGAAGAAATAGCCCTGGTACTGTTTGGAAGACCATATAATGCATTTGCGAAGGAAGTGAATCTAAACATACCCCATAAGATAGCGTCGCACGGCTACAAGATTATTCCTTATGATTTCCTGCCTTATGAGGAGAAGTCATCATATGAGAACATGTACTGGTTTAGCGGTAATGAAATTCTCTCTGCTGCAAGATTTGTAAAAGATCATAAACAACTCTTCGGTGTTTTTATAACAAATTTCTCTTGCGGACCTGATTCATTTATTATTCCTTATTTCAGAAAAATAATGGGGTCGAAACCATCACTTACACTCGAGCTTGATAGTCATACTGCGGATGTAGGTGTTGAAACAAGAATTGAAGCGGCACTAGATATTATAAGGAATTACATTATTCTGAATAAAGATACAAAATCAGATGAAGAATATGGTTATGAATCACTAAAAGTTATAAGCAAGAGTAAAGAGATTTTTGTAGAAGATTTTAAGGGAAATAAGTTCCCTATACAATCTGATGACGTGGAGGTATTAATCCCATCGATGGGGAGGTACAGTACAGAAGCTTTTGCAGCTGTTTTCCGTTCTATGGGTATAAAAAGCAAGCCCCTTCCAGTACCGACTTTTGAGACACTAAAACACGGTAGGGGTGTTGCGACATGCAAGGAATGTCTTCCATTTTTACTTACAACAGGTTCTTTGCTGGAATATTTAAATAATAAGAAAGATTCAAACTTAAAGACATTATTCTTTATGCCACACGGATATGGTCCCTGCCGGCAAGGACAGTATCATACACGATTAAAAGATATACTTCAGACTTCAGATATAAAAAATTCGGGTGTAATTTCGATGGACGACGAATCATCATTCAGCGATTTTGGAAATGATTTCTTTATAAGACAGTGGACCGGTCTTATGATTGCAGATATAGTTCATGATATTGAAAATGCAATAAATGTTATTGCTGTTAATAAAGAAGAAGGATTGAGAATAATTAAAGAAAATTGGAAACTGGTTCTTAATGCACTGGAATCTGGTAAAAATGGGGTAATTTATAATCGTTTAGAGGAGTTGGCGGTCACATTATCAGAGCTTAAACTAAAGACAAATTACAATGATACTAAAATCGTCTCCCTTGTAGGCGAAATCTATGTGAGGAGAGAAGAATATTCAAGACTTGATTTGATAAAAGTACTTAATGAGAACGGTTTCCTTGTAAGAACTGCACCAATAACCGAATATGTATATTACACCAACTATCTTCAAAGAAATAACATAGTTAAAGCCTTTACTCCAAAGGAAAAAATAGCACTATTCATAAAGGAAAAAATACAGAAAAGGATAGAAAAAAGGGTAAAGAAGATACTATCAAAATCAAATCTAAGTTCACCAGAAATGATAGATGTCGAGAGAACAATCGATTACGGAAACGAACTTATTTCAGAGAGACTTATTGGAGAAACAATTCTAACTGTGGGATTGTCATTAAGGGAAATATTAGATCAATCATGCGGTATAATCACCATAGGTCCATTCAATTGTATCCCAAGTAGACTTGCAGAAGGAATACTTAGTAAAGAAATGACTTTAGAGGGTAAATACAGGTTTGGGAAGCTGCAAAGAAATGGCTATCCAGAATCTGTTCAGAATTTACCATATCTTCACATTGAGACTGACGGGAGTGCTTTTCCTCAGATAACTCAGTCGAAAATTGAGATATTTATGATGCAGGCAAATAATCTTCACGAAGAAATGAAGTTAGTGAAACATAAGTTTCACTGA
- the secA gene encoding preprotein translocase subunit SecA: MLKILSKFFPSKHEKDIKLVMPLVDEINRYYAEYNSLSDDELRAKTQELKDRIKAEVKELEERINELKEKLKTDLEHEERYGIYDELDQLNKDYYETIKATLDEILPEAFAVVKDTCRRLVDKEWEAAGTKVKWNMIPFDVQLIGGIVLHQGKISEMATGEGKTLVATLPLFLNALAGKGVHLVTVNDYLAKRDSEWMGEIFKFHGLTVGVILNDLSSETRRKMYNCDITYGTNNEFGFDYLRDNMVVDVNHLVQREHFYAIVDEVDSVLIDEARTPLIISGPVDAPTHKFDEMNVRIKRLVDAQKNLVTSLTGECERILSEGNPTPEQLERVGLLLLRSNHGFPKHKKLQKLLSDPSNKKLMIETDNFYNRDKARDMHLVDDELFFVIEEKSHVTDLTEKGREYLAPSTQEKDFFTLPDLGSEIALLENDESLSLEDREAKRELLYKVYAERSDRLHTVQQLLKAYGLYEKDVEYVIQDGKIMIVDEFTGRILSGRRYSEGLHQAIEAKEGVKVEKDTQTLATVTLQNYFRLYKKLAGMTGTAETEATEFFEIYKLDVVVVPTNVECIRDDQNDYIYRTKREKYNAVIDEIDEMRKNKRPVLVGTTSVEVSETISRLLKRRSIPHEVLNAKQHQREAQIVANAGLPGAVTIATNMAGRGTDIKLGPGVAEAGGLHIMGTERHESRRIDRQLRGRAGRQGDPGSSKFFLSLEDDLMRLFGSERIANVMQRLGIEDGQAIEHKMITNSVERAQKKVEENNFAIRKRLLEYDNVMNQQREVIYERRRQALMGERLKDELFEMVEKNVDKIVASYFPESDLQGLVDEVQRTFLVRLDLTPEKFQQLGEKGVHDLIISESKAFYKRKEDRYGTELMGKIERFAMLTIIDDKWKEHLREMDDLKEGINFRAYGQKDPLVEYKMDGFKLFEEMLNSIAIDTINFIFKFTIQTQEESQIPGPKSVNTSRLQTRHDTSDGMGYSANLDPVENEAARTGKHQPVHVGEKIGRNDPCPCGSGKKYKNCHGKA, translated from the coding sequence ATGTTAAAGATATTATCAAAATTTTTTCCAAGTAAACACGAAAAAGATATTAAATTAGTGATGCCGTTGGTTGATGAAATTAATAGGTATTACGCTGAATATAATTCCCTCTCTGATGATGAACTCCGGGCAAAAACTCAGGAACTTAAAGATAGAATTAAAGCCGAAGTTAAAGAACTTGAAGAAAGAATTAATGAATTAAAGGAAAAACTTAAGACAGACCTCGAGCATGAAGAAAGATATGGGATTTACGATGAACTCGATCAACTGAATAAAGATTATTATGAAACAATTAAGGCAACGCTTGACGAAATACTCCCCGAAGCGTTCGCCGTAGTTAAAGATACATGCCGCAGACTTGTTGACAAAGAATGGGAAGCTGCTGGCACTAAAGTGAAATGGAACATGATTCCATTCGATGTACAGCTTATTGGCGGTATTGTACTTCATCAGGGAAAAATTTCGGAAATGGCAACTGGCGAAGGTAAAACACTAGTGGCTACTCTGCCTCTTTTTCTTAACGCACTCGCAGGCAAAGGTGTTCACCTCGTTACTGTTAACGATTACCTTGCAAAACGAGATAGCGAGTGGATGGGTGAGATTTTCAAGTTTCATGGATTGACAGTAGGTGTTATTCTTAACGACCTTAGTTCCGAAACGAGAAGAAAAATGTACAATTGCGATATCACGTATGGAACAAATAATGAGTTTGGATTCGACTACCTGAGAGATAATATGGTTGTGGATGTAAACCATCTCGTTCAGCGTGAGCATTTCTATGCAATTGTTGACGAAGTTGACTCAGTGCTTATTGATGAAGCAAGAACTCCACTGATTATTTCTGGACCAGTTGATGCTCCTACACATAAGTTTGATGAGATGAATGTTCGAATCAAACGTCTCGTCGATGCACAGAAGAACCTAGTTACCTCACTGACCGGTGAGTGTGAAAGAATTCTATCTGAAGGTAATCCTACCCCGGAACAACTTGAACGTGTTGGACTTTTACTTTTAAGGTCTAACCATGGTTTCCCAAAACACAAGAAACTGCAAAAACTCCTATCAGACCCGAGCAATAAAAAGTTGATGATTGAAACAGATAACTTCTATAACAGGGATAAAGCGCGGGATATGCACCTTGTTGACGATGAACTCTTCTTTGTTATTGAGGAAAAATCCCATGTTACAGACTTAACAGAAAAAGGTCGTGAGTATCTTGCCCCGTCAACTCAGGAGAAAGACTTCTTTACTCTTCCTGACCTCGGCTCTGAGATTGCTCTACTTGAAAATGATGAATCGTTATCCTTAGAAGATAGAGAAGCAAAGCGTGAATTACTTTATAAAGTTTATGCCGAAAGAAGTGACAGGCTGCATACGGTTCAGCAGCTTTTAAAAGCCTACGGTCTTTATGAAAAAGATGTTGAATACGTTATTCAGGACGGAAAGATAATGATTGTTGATGAGTTTACAGGTCGTATTCTATCCGGTAGAAGATATTCAGAAGGATTGCATCAGGCTATTGAGGCTAAAGAAGGCGTTAAAGTTGAAAAGGATACGCAAACTCTCGCTACTGTTACCCTGCAAAACTATTTCAGACTTTACAAAAAACTTGCTGGTATGACGGGTACTGCTGAAACAGAAGCTACTGAGTTCTTTGAAATATATAAGCTTGACGTTGTTGTCGTCCCGACTAATGTTGAATGTATCAGAGACGACCAAAATGATTATATTTATAGAACAAAACGTGAAAAATATAACGCTGTCATTGATGAGATTGATGAAATGAGAAAGAATAAAAGACCTGTGCTCGTTGGTACTACTAGCGTAGAAGTTTCTGAAACAATTTCAAGACTTTTAAAAAGAAGAAGTATTCCCCATGAAGTACTTAATGCAAAACAGCACCAACGTGAAGCACAAATTGTTGCAAATGCTGGCTTACCGGGAGCTGTTACTATAGCCACTAACATGGCAGGTAGAGGTACGGATATTAAACTTGGTCCTGGTGTCGCTGAAGCTGGGGGACTACATATTATGGGTACTGAACGCCATGAATCTCGACGTATTGATAGACAATTGAGAGGACGTGCTGGACGTCAAGGTGACCCCGGTTCATCCAAGTTTTTCCTTTCCCTTGAAGATGACCTAATGAGACTCTTTGGAAGTGAAAGAATTGCTAACGTGATGCAGAGACTCGGTATTGAAGACGGACAGGCAATCGAACATAAAATGATAACTAATTCAGTTGAACGAGCTCAGAAGAAAGTAGAGGAAAACAACTTTGCCATTAGAAAGAGACTACTCGAATACGATAACGTAATGAACCAACAGAGAGAAGTTATCTACGAACGCAGAAGACAGGCTCTTATGGGAGAAAGACTTAAAGACGAGCTTTTTGAAATGGTTGAAAAAAATGTTGACAAGATTGTCGCATCTTATTTCCCTGAATCAGATCTTCAAGGTCTTGTTGATGAAGTGCAAAGAACTTTCCTTGTAAGACTTGACCTTACTCCGGAAAAATTCCAGCAGCTCGGTGAGAAAGGAGTCCATGATTTAATAATTAGCGAATCTAAAGCATTCTATAAGAGAAAAGAAGATAGATACGGTACTGAACTTATGGGTAAAATCGAAAGATTTGCCATGCTCACGATTATCGATGATAAATGGAAAGAACACCTTCGCGAAATGGACGACCTTAAAGAAGGTATTAATTTCCGTGCTTATGGTCAGAAAGACCCACTCGTTGAATATAAGATGGATGGATTCAAACTGTTTGAGGAAATGCTAAACTCTATTGCTATTGATACGATTAACTTCATATTTAAGTTTACTATTCAGACTCAGGAAGAATCACAAATACCGGGACCAAAATCAGTTAATACTTCAAGACTTCAGACACGTCATGATACATCAGACGGAATGGGATACTCTGCAAATCTTGACCCCGTAGAAAATGAAGCAGCCAGAACAGGTAAACATCAACCTGTTCATGTAGGTGAAAAAATAGGCAGAAATGATCCTTGTCCTTGCGGAAGTGGTAAGAAATACAAGAACTGCCATGGTAAGGCATGA
- a CDS encoding 4Fe-4S dicluster domain-containing protein has protein sequence MAIVITSECINCGACEPECPNTAIYEGGASWALAGKEFGDGHDAPSGAKGFFSTDFFYIVPDKCTECKGFHDEPQCAAVCPVDCCVPDPNHIETEEELLKKKEYLDGLGR, from the coding sequence ATGGCAATAGTAATAACATCAGAATGCATAAATTGCGGAGCTTGCGAGCCGGAATGCCCTAATACTGCGATTTACGAAGGAGGTGCGAGCTGGGCTTTAGCAGGAAAAGAATTCGGAGACGGACATGATGCACCATCGGGAGCAAAAGGATTTTTCTCTACTGATTTCTTCTACATAGTACCAGATAAATGTACAGAATGCAAAGGATTTCATGATGAACCGCAGTGTGCTGCAGTATGTCCGGTTGATTGCTGCGTACCTGACCCGAATCATATTGAGACTGAAGAAGAATTACTTAAGAAGAAGGAATATCTTGACGGTTTAGGAAGATAG
- a CDS encoding signal peptidase II: MRVLYISLIVVIIDQLSKLKVKGIKIPSLGINVEGMTLGSSINLIGDFFKLTFIENPGMAFGIEFGGKLTLSIFTLIATFLIIYFIYKNKNEGFYFRASLAFILGGAVGNLIDRLFYGVIFGYAPIFYGKVVDFFHFNIPDFNLLGKTFYSWPIFNVADISVTIGFLMVLFGYSKIFDKKSADESTGTLSSEDNPVINTDNQIDSSSVNQLTIESAHNSEKQIN; this comes from the coding sequence TTGAGAGTCCTTTACATTTCTCTGATTGTCGTTATTATTGACCAGCTTTCAAAACTGAAAGTTAAAGGTATTAAAATACCCTCACTCGGTATTAATGTTGAAGGTATGACACTCGGTTCAAGCATCAATCTTATTGGAGATTTCTTTAAATTGACTTTCATTGAAAACCCCGGTATGGCTTTCGGGATAGAATTCGGAGGTAAGCTGACTCTGTCAATTTTTACTCTTATTGCCACATTTTTGATAATTTATTTTATTTATAAGAATAAGAATGAAGGTTTCTACTTCAGAGCTTCATTGGCTTTCATTCTCGGTGGAGCTGTCGGTAACCTTATAGACAGACTCTTCTACGGAGTAATTTTCGGTTATGCACCTATATTTTACGGTAAGGTAGTTGATTTTTTCCATTTTAATATCCCTGATTTTAATCTCCTTGGTAAAACTTTCTATTCATGGCCAATATTTAATGTAGCAGATATTTCTGTTACAATCGGATTCTTGATGGTCCTTTTTGGATATTCTAAAATTTTCGATAAAAAAAGTGCCGATGAATCTACCGGCACTCTAAGTTCTGAAGATAATCCTGTTATTAATACAGATAATCAAATCGATTCATCATCAGTGAATCAGCTTACTATCGAATCCGCACACAATAGTGAGAAGCAAATAAACTGA
- a CDS encoding conjugal transfer protein TraR: MAKKTKKISAKKPAAKKKAVAKKPAAKKKVVVKKPAAKKIIAAKKPVAKKIVKKVVSKVPAAKTKTKKVVSKKVSGKVDVIKTKRIKVFNNKNNKKRYSGRDLLHFKNILLEEKAKIIASARANMKTLVDSESGEYVGDDLSYASHMAEQGTDEMEREKNYMFVQRDEKYLGHIEEALTRIDQGTYGVCADCIDEPKNLCKTCPLIPKERLEIVPITQHCIECKNYRS, encoded by the coding sequence ATGGCAAAGAAAACTAAGAAAATATCAGCCAAAAAACCTGCAGCAAAGAAGAAGGCTGTAGCTAAAAAACCTGCGGCAAAGAAGAAAGTTGTAGTTAAAAAACCTGCGGCTAAAAAGATAATTGCAGCTAAAAAACCTGTTGCAAAGAAAATTGTAAAGAAAGTAGTATCAAAAGTACCTGCTGCAAAAACAAAGACTAAAAAGGTTGTTTCTAAAAAAGTATCCGGTAAAGTAGATGTTATTAAAACCAAAAGAATTAAAGTTTTTAATAATAAAAACAACAAGAAGAGATACTCGGGAAGAGACCTTTTACACTTTAAAAACATTCTTCTTGAAGAAAAAGCTAAAATTATAGCCAGTGCTCGCGCTAACATGAAAACTCTTGTTGATAGTGAATCGGGTGAATACGTCGGCGACGATTTATCCTATGCATCACACATGGCAGAACAGGGTACAGACGAAATGGAAAGAGAAAAGAACTATATGTTTGTTCAGAGAGACGAAAAATATCTCGGTCACATAGAAGAGGCTCTTACAAGAATTGATCAAGGTACTTACGGTGTTTGTGCTGATTGTATAGATGAGCCAAAAAACTTGTGCAAGACCTGTCCCTTGATACCAAAGGAAAGGCTTGAGATTGTCCCGATTACTCAACACTGTATCGAATGTAAAAATTATAGGAGCTGA